In the genome of Paracoccus tegillarcae, one region contains:
- a CDS encoding LysR family transcriptional regulator — protein sequence MDWDDLRIFLGVARAESLSGAGRRLGMDASTMGRRVARLEHAIGATLFLKTPQGYTLTEEGARLIPHAEAAEQAAAAAAEATGREAGVAGQLRIGAPDGCANYLLPQVARSLCDAYPGLEVQIVALPRVFNLSKREADMAIGVSPPETGRIVVQRLVDYHLHLAAHRDYLDRSPPLTSREDLRHHRLIGYIPDMIFDRELDYLAETGVEAAAISSNSVSVQMQAIRAGAGLGIVHDFAIPFTPGVVPVLTDEISLTRSFWLLRHADDRASRRMTLLAESLAQAIRREVQRLEAKVAVQT from the coding sequence TTGGACTGGGACGATCTGAGGATTTTTCTGGGGGTCGCCCGCGCCGAAAGCCTGTCTGGCGCCGGGCGCAGGCTGGGAATGGATGCCTCGACCATGGGTCGGCGGGTCGCGCGGCTGGAACATGCCATCGGCGCCACGCTGTTTCTGAAAACACCGCAGGGCTACACGCTGACCGAAGAGGGAGCGCGCCTGATCCCCCATGCCGAAGCCGCCGAACAAGCCGCCGCCGCCGCCGCAGAGGCAACGGGCCGCGAGGCGGGCGTGGCGGGGCAGTTGCGAATCGGTGCGCCGGATGGTTGCGCCAATTATCTGTTGCCGCAGGTCGCACGGTCGTTATGCGATGCGTATCCCGGCCTTGAGGTTCAGATCGTCGCGCTGCCGCGCGTCTTCAACCTGTCCAAGCGCGAAGCCGACATGGCCATCGGCGTATCGCCCCCGGAAACCGGACGTATCGTCGTGCAACGCCTGGTCGATTATCACCTGCATCTGGCCGCCCATCGCGACTATCTGGACCGCAGCCCGCCACTGACCAGCCGCGAGGATCTGCGCCATCACCGTCTGATCGGCTATATCCCCGACATGATATTCGACCGAGAACTGGATTATCTGGCCGAAACCGGGGTCGAGGCCGCGGCGATCAGTTCCAACTCGGTCTCGGTCCAGATGCAGGCGATACGTGCCGGCGCGGGGCTGGGCATCGTCCATGATTTCGCGATTCCCTTTACGCCGGGTGTCGTGCCGGTGCTGACAGATGAGATTTCCTTGACCCGCAGTTTCTGGCTGTTGCGTCATGCCGATGACCGCGCCAGTCGCCGTATGACCCTGCTGGCCGAGTCGCTGGCACAGGCAATCCGCCGCGAAGTACAACGGCTAGAGGCCAAGGTCGCGGTTCAAACGTGA
- a CDS encoding CBS domain-containing protein produces the protein MLVNQLLSMKGDAGKKGVEGATIATVKPTDTIAEAVRLLSEMRIGAVVVSSDGKKPEGILSERDIVRQLGKNGASVMDSQISELMTREVQTCTRSEDALAILDRMTKGRFRHLPVVDEDGNMLGVVSIGDAVSGRLKELAAEKEALTGMIMGN, from the coding sequence ATGCTGGTCAATCAATTGCTGTCCATGAAAGGCGATGCGGGGAAAAAGGGGGTCGAAGGGGCGACGATCGCCACCGTCAAACCAACCGATACCATCGCCGAGGCTGTGCGCCTTTTGTCGGAAATGCGCATCGGTGCGGTCGTGGTCTCCAGCGATGGCAAGAAACCCGAGGGCATTCTGTCAGAGCGCGATATCGTGCGTCAGTTGGGCAAGAATGGCGCATCGGTGATGGATAGCCAGATCAGCGAGTTGATGACCCGAGAGGTCCAGACCTGCACCAGATCCGAGGATGCGCTGGCCATTCTGGACCGCATGACCAAGGGCCGTTTTCGGCACCTGCCGGTGGTCGACGAAGATGGCAATATGCTGGGTGTCGTCTCGATCGGCGATGCGGTCAGCGGCCGGTTGAAGGAACTGGCGGCCGAGAAAGAGGCGCTGACCGGCATGATCATGGGTAACTGA
- the coaD gene encoding pantetheine-phosphate adenylyltransferase codes for MRIGLYPGTFDPITLGHVDIIERAMALVDRLVIGVAVNKDKRPLFDLDERVAMVTRECASIAEKTGGEILVHPFDNLLIHCARDVGAGVIIRGLRAVADFEYEFQMVGMNRAMDASIETVFMMADAQRQAIASRLVKEIARLGGDVSRFVTDDVRTELLERLR; via the coding sequence ATGCGCATCGGGCTTTACCCTGGCACATTCGACCCCATCACATTGGGCCATGTCGATATCATCGAGCGTGCGATGGCGCTGGTGGATCGGTTGGTCATCGGCGTCGCGGTGAACAAGGACAAGCGGCCCTTGTTTGATCTGGACGAGCGGGTGGCGATGGTCACGCGGGAATGCGCCAGTATCGCTGAAAAGACCGGCGGCGAGATTCTGGTTCACCCCTTTGACAACCTGCTGATCCACTGTGCCCGCGATGTCGGCGCCGGTGTGATCATTCGCGGCCTGCGGGCGGTGGCGGATTTCGAATACGAATTCCAGATGGTCGGCATGAACCGCGCCATGGATGCCAGCATCGAGACCGTGTTCATGATGGCGGATGCGCAACGGCAGGCCATTGCCTCGCGGTTGGTGAAAGAGATCGCCCGGCTTGGTGGCGATGTGTCCAGATTCGTGACCGATGACGTTCGGACCGAATTGCTGGAACGGCTCAGGTAA
- a CDS encoding isocitrate lyase/PEP mutase family protein, which translates to MIDQADKFERFKALHFNDGAFVMPNPWDAGSARLLASLGFDALGTTSAGYAFSKGRRDSCAALSRAEILDNAAEIVAATDLPVSADLEDGFGPSPENCAETIRMSAAVGLVGGSIEDATGNPDDPIHDHGLAVERIAAAAEAARDLPFLLTARAENYLWGKPDLDDTIRRLQAFADAGADVLYAPGLPDLQTIRQVCQAVDRPVNVVMGLTDGSFSVADLAQAGVRRISVGGYFARAALGAVMRAAQEVRDKGTFTYAADAMPGEQASQLMSSATARKPR; encoded by the coding sequence ATGATCGATCAGGCTGACAAATTCGAGCGTTTCAAGGCGCTGCATTTCAATGACGGCGCCTTCGTCATGCCCAATCCCTGGGATGCTGGATCGGCGCGTCTGCTGGCCAGTCTTGGTTTCGACGCTCTTGGGACGACCAGTGCAGGCTATGCGTTTTCAAAGGGGCGTCGCGATTCCTGCGCGGCATTGTCCCGAGCAGAGATTCTGGACAACGCAGCAGAGATCGTTGCCGCGACCGATCTGCCCGTCTCGGCCGATCTTGAAGACGGTTTCGGCCCCTCACCCGAAAACTGCGCCGAAACGATCCGCATGTCGGCGGCAGTCGGGTTGGTTGGCGGATCAATCGAGGACGCGACGGGCAATCCTGACGATCCGATCCATGATCACGGCCTCGCCGTCGAAAGGATTGCAGCCGCCGCCGAGGCTGCGCGCGACCTGCCCTTTCTGCTGACCGCACGGGCGGAAAACTATCTGTGGGGCAAGCCGGATCTGGACGATACAATTCGACGATTGCAGGCCTTTGCCGATGCTGGCGCGGATGTGCTGTACGCGCCGGGCCTGCCCGATCTACAGACGATCAGGCAGGTCTGTCAGGCGGTCGACAGGCCTGTAAATGTTGTGATGGGTTTGACCGACGGCAGCTTTTCAGTGGCCGATCTGGCGCAGGCAGGCGTTCGTCGCATCAGCGTCGGGGGATATTTCGCCCGCGCGGCATTGGGGGCAGTGATGCGTGCCGCACAAGAGGTGCGCGACAAAGGCACCTTTACCTATGCCGCCGACGCCATGCCTGGCGAGCAGGCCAGTCAGTTGATGTCATCCGCGACCGCGCGCAAACCACGCTGA
- a CDS encoding bactofilin family protein, with protein sequence MFTKSRVTDTGNRNPGTPAPGKEAEANAQSAGGAPVAAAADRGDQSAAPAPAATRARTTPSVLSSDLTVTGNIRTQGDIQIEGNIEGDIRAHQLTVGESATIKGEVVADEVIVNGRVIGRVRGLKVRLSATARVEGDIVHKTIAIESGAHFEGSVQRQDDPLAGDGAKKLAPPTAAS encoded by the coding sequence ATGTTCACTAAATCTCGTGTGACCGACACTGGAAACCGTAATCCCGGCACCCCCGCGCCCGGCAAAGAGGCCGAGGCCAACGCGCAATCCGCAGGCGGCGCGCCTGTGGCGGCCGCAGCCGATCGCGGTGACCAATCGGCTGCCCCGGCGCCTGCAGCTACCCGTGCACGCACGACGCCGTCGGTCCTGTCCTCGGATCTGACCGTAACCGGCAACATCCGGACCCAGGGCGACATTCAGATCGAGGGCAATATCGAGGGTGATATTCGCGCGCATCAACTGACCGTCGGCGAAAGCGCCACCATCAAGGGCGAGGTTGTCGCAGACGAGGTGATCGTAAATGGCCGCGTGATCGGCCGCGTGCGTGGCCTGAAAGTCCGGCTGTCTGCCACTGCGCGGGTCGAGGGTGACATCGTGCACAAGACCATCGCCATCGAATCGGGTGCGCATTTTGAAGGTTCGGTCCAGCGTCAGGACGACCCTCTGGCCGGTGACGGCGCCAAAAAACTGGCCCCACCAACGGCCGCAAGCTGA
- a CDS encoding M23 family metallopeptidase, translating into MAFGITHRLNAGLERWLPEQRLFLRSEDSTRFVRLKPLTQAVAIGGTTLVFGWAILASSILVIDSISSGSSRDQINRAQMAFEQRLEQLSTERDTRAAEAAAAQNRFSVALDQVSKMQSQLLASEEARRELETGMGVVQSTLRDAIVERDSAQDQAATLTASTEDGAAAIPSAGRSQEFSVALDILSDELKHASSERAEAVAEAKQAKITADEIAVERDQILARHDEIFAQLEDAVNISVEPLNKVFRSVGMNPDDLLRTIRRGYSGQGGPLNPIAYSSHGNAAISKGETKANQIIVTLDQMNTYRIAIEKLPLAMPVTSAFRYTSGFGRRWGRMHGGIDMAGPVGTPILAPGDGVVTFAGWQSGYGNLIKIKHELGTETRYGHLSKIRVKTGQRVSQGERIGDMGNTGRSTGPHLHYEVRVNGRAVNPMSFIEAASNVH; encoded by the coding sequence TTGGCTTTTGGAATCACGCACCGTTTGAACGCGGGTCTTGAGCGCTGGCTGCCCGAGCAACGGCTGTTCCTGCGCTCAGAAGACAGCACACGCTTTGTTCGGCTTAAACCCCTGACGCAGGCGGTGGCAATCGGTGGCACCACGCTGGTTTTCGGTTGGGCGATCCTGGCCAGTTCGATCCTGGTGATCGACTCGATCAGTTCGGGTTCCTCACGTGACCAGATAAACCGTGCCCAGATGGCCTTTGAACAGCGGTTAGAGCAACTGTCGACCGAACGCGACACACGCGCGGCCGAGGCCGCGGCAGCGCAGAATCGCTTTTCCGTCGCGCTGGACCAGGTGTCCAAGATGCAATCGCAACTGCTGGCCTCGGAAGAGGCGCGGCGCGAGTTGGAAACAGGCATGGGTGTCGTTCAGTCGACCCTGCGTGATGCCATCGTTGAACGTGACAGCGCCCAGGACCAGGCCGCAACACTGACCGCATCGACCGAGGACGGGGCAGCGGCGATCCCGTCGGCAGGCCGGTCACAGGAATTTTCGGTTGCGCTCGATATTCTGTCGGATGAGCTGAAGCACGCCTCGTCCGAACGCGCAGAAGCCGTGGCCGAGGCCAAGCAAGCCAAGATCACCGCCGATGAAATCGCGGTAGAACGCGATCAGATTCTGGCCCGCCATGATGAAATCTTCGCCCAGCTTGAGGATGCGGTTAACATCTCGGTCGAACCGCTGAACAAGGTGTTCCGCTCGGTCGGCATGAATCCCGACGATTTGCTGCGCACCATCCGCAGGGGCTATTCCGGTCAGGGCGGTCCGCTGAACCCGATCGCCTATTCCAGCCATGGCAATGCCGCGATTTCCAAGGGCGAAACCAAGGCAAACCAGATCATCGTGACGCTGGATCAGATGAACACCTACCGCATCGCCATCGAAAAACTGCCCTTGGCCATGCCGGTCACTTCGGCCTTCCGCTATACCTCTGGGTTCGGTCGCCGTTGGGGCCGGATGCACGGAGGCATCGATATGGCAGGCCCGGTCGGCACGCCGATCCTTGCGCCCGGCGACGGTGTCGTGACCTTTGCCGGCTGGCAAAGCGGTTATGGCAATCTGATCAAGATCAAGCACGAGCTGGGCACCGAAACGCGCTATGGCCACCTGTCCAAAATTCGCGTGAAGACCGGACAACGTGTGTCGCAAGGCGAGCGAATTGGTGATATGGGCAATACCGGACGCTCGACCGGGCCGCATCTGCACTATGAGGTTCGCGTCAATGGTCGGGCTGTAAATCCTATGAGCTTTATCGAGGCGGCAAGCAATGTTCACTAA